From Streptomyces asiaticus, one genomic window encodes:
- a CDS encoding L-idonate 5-dehydrogenase has product MVLGCVIHGPGDLRVEELPEPEPAPGQALVAIRYGGICGSDLHYHRHGGVGDFRLQEPMVLGHEVVGTVVAYGEGATGPAVGTPVAVHPATPCEVCPECADGRANVCRDTRYLGSAARFPHVQGGFASRITVPAAQLRALPDGLDPRRAALAEPLSVALHAVRRAGAVKGRHVLVTGAGPIGCLTIAAARAAGAATITATDLLPRALEFAAAAGATACVRADDPDDPNWPSVEVDVAIEASGVAAGLDTCLRRVRRGGVVVQLGMLPPGQSPFAGNVLVSREIELRGALRFHAEFDEALRLLAAEPSFDALISGVRPVGEAAEAFALAADRGQSCKVLLDFA; this is encoded by the coding sequence ATGGTGCTGGGCTGTGTGATCCACGGGCCGGGTGATCTGCGGGTCGAGGAACTCCCGGAGCCGGAACCGGCGCCCGGGCAGGCGCTCGTGGCGATCCGCTACGGCGGGATCTGCGGATCGGATCTCCACTACCACCGGCACGGTGGGGTGGGCGACTTCCGGCTCCAGGAGCCGATGGTGCTGGGGCACGAGGTCGTGGGCACGGTGGTGGCGTACGGCGAGGGCGCGACCGGGCCCGCGGTCGGCACCCCGGTCGCCGTGCATCCGGCCACGCCGTGCGAGGTGTGCCCCGAGTGCGCCGACGGCCGCGCCAACGTCTGCCGCGACACCCGCTACCTGGGCAGCGCCGCGCGCTTCCCCCATGTCCAGGGCGGCTTCGCCTCCCGCATCACCGTCCCGGCGGCCCAGCTGCGCGCCCTGCCCGACGGACTGGACCCGCGCCGGGCGGCGCTCGCCGAACCGCTGTCCGTCGCGCTGCACGCGGTGCGGCGGGCGGGCGCGGTGAAGGGCCGTCATGTGCTGGTCACCGGCGCCGGTCCGATCGGCTGCCTGACCATCGCGGCGGCCCGCGCGGCGGGCGCGGCGACCATCACGGCGACCGATCTGCTCCCACGCGCCCTGGAGTTCGCGGCGGCGGCCGGAGCGACCGCGTGCGTGCGGGCCGACGACCCGGACGACCCCAACTGGCCCTCGGTCGAGGTCGACGTCGCCATCGAGGCGTCGGGCGTCGCCGCCGGACTCGACACCTGCCTGCGGAGGGTGCGGCGCGGCGGGGTAGTGGTGCAGCTCGGCATGCTGCCGCCCGGGCAGAGCCCATTCGCCGGGAACGTGCTGGTCAGCCGCGAGATCGAACTGCGGGGCGCACTGCGCTTCCACGCCGAGTTCGACGAGGCGTTGCGGCTGCTGGCGGCTGAGCCGTCGTTCGACGCGCTGATCAGCGGGGTGCGGCCGGTGGGGGAGGCGGCGGAGGCGTTTGCCTTGGCGGCCGATCGTGGGCAGTCCTGCAAG
- a CDS encoding glucose 1-dehydrogenase: MTTHPLFDIAGRTALVTGSSRGIGHAFARGLVEAGCTVVLNGRDPRALEKAAAELDGIGAGGAEVHTAAFDVTDGPAVAEGIADVEERVGPLDILVNNAGMQNRAPLLEFTDDAWRQILDTNLTSAFLVGREAARRMTARGHGKIVNICSLQSEVVRPGIAPYAATKGALKMLTKGMCADWGRYGIQVNGLGPGYIETELTRPLVEDEEFSAWVRGRTPAGRWGRTEDLIGALLYLASPAADFVSGQVLYVDGGMTSVL; the protein is encoded by the coding sequence ATGACGACACATCCGCTCTTCGACATCGCGGGCCGCACCGCGCTGGTCACCGGCTCCAGCCGGGGCATCGGCCACGCCTTCGCGCGGGGTCTGGTGGAGGCCGGCTGCACGGTGGTGCTCAACGGGCGCGATCCGCGGGCCCTGGAGAAGGCCGCCGCCGAACTCGACGGCATCGGCGCGGGGGGCGCGGAGGTGCACACCGCCGCGTTCGACGTCACCGACGGCCCGGCCGTCGCCGAGGGGATCGCCGATGTCGAGGAGCGGGTGGGCCCGCTCGACATCCTGGTCAACAACGCCGGGATGCAGAACCGGGCGCCGCTGCTGGAGTTCACCGACGACGCCTGGCGGCAGATCCTGGACACCAACCTCACCAGCGCCTTCCTGGTGGGCCGCGAGGCCGCCCGGCGGATGACCGCCCGCGGCCACGGCAAGATCGTCAACATCTGCTCCCTGCAGAGCGAGGTGGTCCGCCCCGGCATCGCGCCCTACGCGGCGACCAAGGGCGCGCTGAAGATGCTCACCAAGGGCATGTGCGCGGACTGGGGCCGGTACGGAATCCAGGTCAACGGGCTCGGCCCCGGCTACATCGAGACCGAGCTGACCCGGCCGCTGGTCGAGGACGAGGAGTTCAGCGCCTGGGTGCGCGGGCGGACCCCGGCCGGACGCTGGGGCCGCACCGAGGATCTGATCGGGGCGCTGCTGTATCTCGCGTCCCCGGCGGCGGACTTCGTGAGCGGGCAGGTGCTGTACGTAGACGGCGGCATGACGAGCGTGTTGTGA
- a CDS encoding GntT/GntP/DsdX family permease — protein sequence MTRLSAEMLAADTVDPITSAGHAQLGIAVLVGIAVLVLLITQTKLHAFLSLTIGSLALGAVAGAPLDKVITSFSAGLGSTVAGVGVLIALGAILGKLLADSGGADQIVDTILARAGNRTMPWAMVLIAGIIGLPLFFEVGMVLMIPVVLLVAKRGNFSLMRIGIPALAGLSVMHGLVPPHPGPLAAIDAVHADLGITLALGVLIAIPTAIIAGPVFSRVAARWVDVTPPDRLMPTRPSEELERRPGFGVTVFTVLLPVVLMLIKALVDIVVDDPENGVQRVADVIGNPLIALLAAVLVGMFTLGRPAGFTRDRLSSTVEHSLAPIAGMLLIVAAGGGFKQTLIDIGVGKMIMDLSEDWSVSALLLAWLIAVAIRLATGSATVATISAAGLMTPLAADMSSTHVALLVLSIGAGSLFFSHVNDAGFWLVKEYFGMSVGQTVRTWSVMETIISVVGLVFVLLLSLVI from the coding sequence GTGACCAGACTCAGCGCCGAGATGCTGGCAGCGGACACCGTCGACCCGATCACGTCGGCCGGTCACGCACAGCTCGGCATAGCCGTCCTCGTCGGCATAGCCGTTCTCGTCCTGCTCATCACCCAGACCAAGCTGCACGCGTTTCTGTCGCTGACGATCGGCTCACTGGCGCTCGGCGCCGTCGCGGGAGCCCCGCTCGACAAGGTCATCACCAGCTTCTCGGCCGGTCTCGGATCGACCGTCGCGGGCGTCGGCGTGCTGATCGCCCTCGGCGCGATCCTCGGCAAGCTGCTCGCCGACTCCGGCGGCGCGGACCAGATCGTCGACACGATCCTCGCCAGGGCCGGCAACCGGACGATGCCCTGGGCCATGGTGCTGATCGCGGGGATCATCGGGCTGCCGCTCTTCTTCGAGGTCGGCATGGTGCTGATGATCCCGGTGGTGCTGCTGGTCGCCAAGCGCGGCAACTTCTCCCTGATGCGGATCGGCATTCCGGCGCTCGCGGGCCTGTCCGTGATGCACGGCCTGGTGCCGCCGCACCCCGGCCCGCTCGCGGCGATCGACGCGGTCCACGCCGACCTGGGGATCACCCTGGCGCTCGGCGTCCTCATCGCCATCCCCACCGCGATCATCGCGGGCCCGGTCTTCTCGCGCGTCGCCGCCCGCTGGGTCGACGTCACCCCGCCGGACCGGCTGATGCCCACGCGTCCGTCGGAGGAGCTGGAGCGGCGTCCCGGGTTCGGCGTCACCGTGTTCACCGTGCTGCTGCCGGTCGTGCTGATGCTGATCAAGGCACTGGTCGACATCGTGGTGGACGACCCGGAGAACGGCGTCCAGCGCGTCGCCGACGTCATCGGCAACCCCCTGATCGCGCTGCTGGCGGCCGTGCTCGTGGGCATGTTCACGCTGGGCCGGCCGGCGGGCTTCACCCGGGACCGGCTCTCCTCCACCGTCGAGCACTCGCTCGCCCCGATCGCGGGCATGCTGCTGATCGTCGCCGCGGGCGGCGGCTTCAAGCAGACGCTGATCGACATCGGCGTCGGCAAGATGATCATGGACCTCTCGGAGGACTGGAGCGTCTCCGCGCTGCTCCTCGCCTGGCTGATCGCGGTCGCCATCCGGCTGGCCACCGGCTCGGCGACGGTGGCCACGATCTCGGCCGCCGGGCTGATGACCCCGCTCGCCGCCGATATGTCCAGCACGCATGTGGCGCTGCTGGTGCTGTCCATCGGCGCCGGGTCGCTCTTCTTCAGCCATGTCAACGACGCGGGATTCTGGCTGGTCAAGGAGTACTTCGGGATGAGCGTCGGGCAGACGGTGCGGACCTGGTCGGTGATGGAGACGATCATCTCCGTCGTCGGGCTCGTCTTCGTCCTGCTGCTGTCACTGGTGATCTAG
- a CDS encoding gluconokinase produces MHAPQVVVVMGVSGTGKTTVGPLLAEELGVPYAEADDFHPPANIAKMSAGTPLDDDDRRPWLDAIGAWAHSHAEGGGVVSCSALKRMYRDRLRSAAPDIVFLHLTGDRELIAERMKERKGHFFSGDLLDSQLATLEPLQPDEYGVAVDVSPEPEAITERAAAELRRLEHQ; encoded by the coding sequence ATGCACGCCCCCCAGGTTGTCGTGGTCATGGGAGTGTCCGGTACGGGCAAGACCACGGTCGGCCCCCTGCTGGCGGAGGAGCTCGGCGTCCCGTACGCCGAGGCCGACGACTTCCACCCGCCGGCCAACATCGCCAAGATGTCGGCCGGGACCCCGCTGGACGACGACGACCGACGCCCCTGGCTGGACGCCATCGGTGCCTGGGCCCACTCCCACGCCGAGGGCGGGGGAGTGGTGAGCTGCTCCGCGCTCAAGCGGATGTACCGCGACCGGCTGCGGTCCGCCGCCCCCGACATCGTCTTCCTCCATCTGACCGGCGACCGCGAGCTGATCGCCGAGCGGATGAAGGAGCGCAAGGGCCACTTCTTCTCCGGGGACCTGCTCGACTCGCAGCTCGCCACGCTCGAACCGCTCCAGCCGGACGAGTACGGCGTCGCCGTGGACGTCTCCCCCGAACCCGAGGCCATCACCGAGCGGGCCGCCGCCGAACTGCGGCGGCTCGAACATCAGTAA
- a CDS encoding FadR/GntR family transcriptional regulator, whose protein sequence is MDEQGPEGRGQRPRSRGLHDRVLESLGPAITAGDYPPGTVLRTDELERRYDVSRTVVREAVRVLESMHLVESRRRVGVTVRPTEEWDVFDPQVIRWRLAGPDRPRQLRSLTALRSAIEPAAAGLAAEHATPEQCAELTEHALNMVATSRGQQLPAYLIHDVAFHRVILRASGNEMFARLGDVVAEVLTGRTQHRVMFSDPDPEAVTLHVRVAEAVRAGDAEAAERYTREITVGALRELDILAP, encoded by the coding sequence ATGGACGAACAGGGGCCCGAGGGCCGTGGTCAGAGGCCCAGGAGCCGGGGGCTGCACGACCGCGTCCTGGAATCTCTCGGCCCCGCGATCACGGCGGGCGACTACCCGCCCGGCACGGTGCTCCGCACGGATGAACTGGAGCGGCGCTACGACGTCTCCCGCACGGTCGTCCGGGAGGCGGTGCGGGTCCTGGAGTCCATGCACCTGGTGGAGTCCCGCCGCCGGGTCGGGGTGACCGTGCGCCCCACCGAGGAGTGGGACGTCTTCGACCCCCAGGTCATCCGCTGGCGCCTGGCCGGCCCCGACCGCCCCCGCCAGCTCCGCTCCCTCACCGCCCTGCGCTCGGCCATCGAGCCCGCCGCCGCCGGGCTGGCCGCCGAGCACGCCACGCCTGAGCAGTGCGCCGAACTCACCGAGCACGCGCTCAATATGGTGGCCACCTCGCGCGGCCAGCAGCTCCCCGCGTATCTGATCCACGACGTGGCGTTCCACCGCGTGATCCTGCGCGCGTCGGGCAACGAGATGTTCGCCCGCCTCGGCGACGTCGTCGCGGAGGTCCTCACCGGCCGCACCCAGCACCGCGTCATGTTCAGCGACCCCGACCCGGAGGCGGTCACCCTCCACGTCCGCGTGGCCGAGGCGGTCCGCGCGGGCGACGCGGAGGCGGCGGAGCGCTACACGCGGGAGATCACCGTGGGCGCGCTGCGAGAGCTGGACATCCTGGCGCCGTAA
- a CDS encoding SDR family NAD(P)-dependent oxidoreductase, protein MGQLEGKTAVITGGGTGIGLATAVRLAAEGAHVFITGRRKAELDAAVEAIGPAGATAVAGDVTDPADLDRLYDAVRARGRGLDVVFANAATAGFATLEEVTEEHLDRTFAVNVHGTVFTVQKALPLLNDGASVILNASTAADNGTEAFGAYAASKAAIRSFARTWANELKGRGIRVNAISPGPVETPAITALAGEDKAADFKAHLATTTAIGRMGRPEEVAGLVAFLASEQSSFVLGANFYVDGGENQI, encoded by the coding sequence ATGGGACAGCTTGAGGGCAAGACCGCCGTCATCACCGGCGGCGGCACCGGGATCGGCCTGGCCACCGCCGTACGGCTGGCGGCCGAGGGTGCGCACGTGTTCATCACCGGCCGGCGCAAGGCCGAGCTGGACGCGGCCGTCGAGGCCATCGGCCCGGCGGGGGCCACCGCGGTGGCGGGTGACGTCACCGACCCGGCCGACCTGGACCGGCTCTACGACGCGGTCCGCGCCCGGGGCCGGGGTCTGGACGTGGTCTTCGCGAACGCGGCGACGGCCGGCTTCGCGACGCTGGAGGAGGTCACCGAGGAACACCTCGACCGGACCTTCGCCGTCAATGTGCACGGCACGGTGTTCACCGTGCAGAAGGCGCTGCCGCTGCTCAACGACGGCGCCTCGGTGATCCTGAACGCCTCCACCGCCGCCGACAACGGCACGGAGGCGTTCGGCGCGTACGCGGCGTCCAAGGCCGCGATCCGGTCCTTCGCGCGGACCTGGGCCAACGAGCTCAAGGGCCGCGGCATCCGGGTCAACGCGATCTCGCCGGGCCCGGTCGAGACTCCGGCGATCACGGCCCTCGCCGGCGAGGACAAGGCGGCCGACTTCAAGGCACACCTCGCCACGACCACCGCGATCGGCCGGATGGGACGCCCGGAGGAGGTCGCCGGGCTCGTGGCGTTCCTCGCCTCCGAGCAGAGCAGCTTCGTCCTCGGCGCCAACTTCTACGTCGACGGGGGTGAGAACCAGATCTGA
- a CDS encoding TetR/AcrR family transcriptional regulator has product MKTRQQAPIGRPRGFDADEALERAMRVFWEQGYEGASLTDLTSAMGITRTSMYAAFGNKEELFRKALERYSEGPAAYADRAMRETTARQVATAFLHGSVRANTRPGCPAGCLGVQGSLAAGDPGRSARDALIAWRNEGTARLRDRFRRAVDEGDLPPDTDPGVLARYLMTVANGMAVQAASGATQEELQQVADVALRNWPLAP; this is encoded by the coding sequence ATGAAGACGCGGCAGCAGGCACCGATCGGCCGACCGAGGGGTTTCGACGCCGACGAGGCCCTCGAGCGCGCCATGCGGGTCTTCTGGGAGCAGGGCTACGAAGGCGCCAGCCTCACCGACCTGACCAGCGCCATGGGCATCACCCGCACCAGCATGTACGCGGCCTTCGGCAACAAGGAGGAGCTGTTCCGCAAGGCTCTGGAGCGCTACTCCGAGGGCCCCGCCGCCTACGCGGACCGGGCCATGCGGGAGACGACCGCCCGGCAGGTGGCCACCGCGTTCCTCCACGGCTCCGTCCGGGCCAACACCCGCCCCGGCTGTCCCGCCGGATGCCTCGGCGTCCAGGGCTCCCTCGCCGCCGGCGACCCCGGACGCAGCGCCCGCGACGCCCTCATCGCCTGGCGCAACGAGGGCACGGCCCGCCTCCGCGACCGGTTCCGGCGGGCCGTCGACGAGGGCGATCTGCCACCGGACACCGATCCCGGAGTGCTCGCCCGCTACCTCATGACCGTGGCGAACGGCATGGCCGTCCAAGCGGCCAGCGGTGCCACGCAGGAGGAGCTCCAGCAGGTGGCCGACGTGGCGCTGCGCAACTGGCCGCTCGCGCCCTGA
- a CDS encoding PIN domain-containing protein, producing the protein MTETGQYRLAQRGQHQRLSAVDWLICATAAHHGLVVLHDDADFRAAARLLPALAERNVLATPR; encoded by the coding sequence GTGACCGAGACCGGCCAGTACCGGCTGGCCCAACGGGGGCAGCATCAGAGGCTGTCCGCCGTCGACTGGCTGATCTGCGCGACGGCCGCACACCACGGGCTCGTCGTGTTGCACGACGACGCGGACTTCCGGGCGGCCGCGCGCCTTCTCCCGGCCCTCGCGGAACGCAACGTCCTCGCGACTCCCCGCTGA
- a CDS encoding type II toxin-antitoxin system VapB family antitoxin, whose protein sequence is MSATQIDIDDDALAKAMRLSGAKTKKEMVNMALREYAERRARTEARLRHLEQAQQWDEEGFWRRHAAEKAAPSVRRRVRPDRDPLPRRLHGRLASPA, encoded by the coding sequence GTGTCCGCCACTCAGATCGACATCGACGACGACGCCCTCGCGAAGGCCATGCGGCTGTCCGGCGCCAAGACCAAGAAGGAGATGGTCAACATGGCCCTCCGCGAGTACGCCGAACGCCGGGCGCGCACCGAGGCGCGTCTGCGCCACCTGGAGCAGGCGCAGCAGTGGGACGAGGAAGGGTTCTGGCGGCGTCACGCGGCCGAGAAGGCGGCTCCGAGCGTACGGAGAAGGGTGCGGCCTGACCGTGATCCGCTACCTCGCCGACTCCACGGCCGTCTGGCGTCTCCAGCGTGA
- a CDS encoding DUF1963 domain-containing protein, translating into MDPETTFSALRTFCAERLGTPLAARLVRLARPGFELTEAGPGEGAGHSRFGGRAMLEPGTPWPDCEGVPLSLLAVLDTDALAPWLGDLLPAGTGLLNFFSLDSESERCDPAALELSLKLDLMDPRLGAVVPARSAHAVETDAPARSSVFEPVAWAASPGFAFPDTFDPAWDTVDLGSVVDDMPVYDITDLLPGWSDQPYALHADNMAFGWPLFPTGSSPTLPDGEDSSQYQHLLQLSGQDEWWIGGDGGWMHWSIPSDALCGGDFSRAIPAPDIW; encoded by the coding sequence ATGGACCCTGAGACCACGTTTTCCGCCCTGCGCACCTTCTGCGCCGAGCGACTCGGCACCCCCTTGGCCGCCCGTCTCGTACGTCTCGCCCGGCCCGGTTTCGAGCTCACCGAAGCCGGGCCGGGCGAGGGGGCCGGGCACAGTCGATTCGGTGGCCGGGCGATGCTCGAGCCGGGCACGCCGTGGCCCGACTGTGAAGGCGTACCGCTGAGCCTGCTCGCCGTCCTCGACACCGACGCCCTGGCCCCCTGGCTCGGTGACCTGCTCCCCGCCGGGACGGGCCTGCTGAACTTCTTCTCGCTCGACTCCGAATCGGAGCGGTGCGATCCCGCCGCCCTTGAACTGTCACTCAAGTTGGACCTCATGGACCCGCGGCTGGGGGCGGTCGTCCCGGCCCGTTCCGCCCACGCCGTCGAGACGGACGCACCGGCCCGGTCGAGCGTCTTCGAGCCGGTCGCTTGGGCGGCGTCACCCGGGTTCGCCTTCCCCGACACATTCGACCCGGCCTGGGACACGGTCGACTTGGGATCCGTGGTCGACGACATGCCCGTTTACGACATCACCGATCTGCTCCCCGGCTGGTCGGACCAGCCGTACGCGCTCCACGCCGACAACATGGCCTTCGGCTGGCCGCTGTTCCCCACGGGATCCTCGCCGACGCTGCCGGACGGCGAGGATTCGAGCCAATACCAGCACTTGCTTCAGTTGTCCGGGCAGGACGAGTGGTGGATCGGCGGCGACGGCGGCTGGATGCACTGGTCGATCCCCAGCGATGCACTGTGTGGTGGCGACTTCAGCCGGGCGATCCCGGCACCGGACATCTGGTGA
- a CDS encoding ATP-binding protein, protein MARLLGTERIRSWGLPHEAAALIIAELAANAALHGRVPGRNFRLTLTVTGPTLRIEVRDPRVERLPTVRPTPEPEAPRECGHGLLLVEELADRWGVVPELIGKTVWAEVGT, encoded by the coding sequence CTGGCACGACTCCTCGGGACGGAGCGCATCCGCTCATGGGGGCTGCCGCATGAGGCGGCGGCGCTGATCATCGCGGAGCTGGCGGCGAACGCCGCGCTGCACGGCCGCGTGCCGGGGCGGAACTTCCGGCTGACACTCACCGTCACCGGGCCCACGCTCCGTATCGAGGTGCGGGACCCACGCGTCGAACGCCTGCCGACCGTGCGCCCGACCCCCGAGCCCGAGGCGCCGCGCGAGTGCGGGCACGGGCTGCTGCTGGTCGAGGAGTTGGCGGATCGCTGGGGCGTCGTACCCGAGCTGATCGGCAAAACGGTGTGGGCCGAGGTCGGGACCTAG
- a CDS encoding helix-turn-helix domain-containing protein encodes MEDEESGAVLRTVGRQIRLWREAAGLKQAESGAAIGYGEEQVSAVERARRIPSPEFLDNADRVLEAGGKIAAMKKDVAEARYPKKVRDIAKLEADAVELGAYNNSVVDGLPQTDEYATAVFRERRPTFTDEEVEQRVAARLARQEIIDTSAARPLFNFMQCESTLRRLIGGKMVLRRQLERLLEVSQLRNVDLQVLPTERDDHAGMGGQPSRPWWPHRRAHVDLIHAPDVRVPSLISRRLLPSVAA; translated from the coding sequence ATGGAGGATGAGGAAAGCGGCGCGGTCCTGAGGACGGTCGGCCGTCAGATCAGGTTGTGGCGGGAAGCGGCCGGGCTGAAGCAGGCGGAGTCGGGGGCCGCGATCGGTTACGGGGAGGAGCAAGTTTCGGCCGTCGAACGGGCGCGGCGCATCCCCAGCCCGGAGTTCCTGGACAACGCGGATCGGGTGCTGGAGGCGGGCGGCAAGATCGCCGCGATGAAGAAGGATGTCGCGGAGGCGCGTTACCCGAAGAAGGTTCGGGATATCGCGAAGTTGGAGGCCGACGCCGTCGAGTTGGGCGCCTACAACAACTCGGTAGTGGATGGCCTGCCGCAAACCGATGAGTACGCGACGGCGGTGTTCCGTGAACGACGCCCGACGTTCACGGACGAAGAGGTGGAGCAGCGAGTGGCCGCGCGTTTGGCCCGCCAGGAGATCATCGACACCTCGGCGGCGCGGCCACTCTTCAACTTCATGCAGTGCGAGTCGACGTTGCGCCGCCTCATCGGGGGCAAGATGGTGTTGCGGCGGCAACTCGAACGCCTGTTGGAGGTGAGCCAGTTGCGGAACGTAGACCTCCAGGTCCTGCCGACCGAGCGCGACGACCACGCGGGCATGGGCGGCCAACCATCGCGCCCCTGGTGGCCCCACCGCAGGGCGCATGTTGACCTGATTCATGCTCCTGACGTCCGGGTTCCGTCCCTAATCTCACGGCGGTTGTTGCCGAGCGTCGCTGCGTGA
- a CDS encoding SAM-dependent methyltransferase, translating into MDTTKPHSARFWNYFVGGKDNYEADREVGDKIKEIFPGLVDVAVTSRHFLSRAITCLAAEHGVRQFLDIGTGLPTADNTHEVAQRVAPDARIVYVDNDPLVLVHARTLLSSTPEGATDYLDADLYDPDAVLRAAAGTLDLTQPVALVLLNVLGHVADHAEARSLVNRLMAGLPSGSYLVIGDSTATSEGMIAASETYNASGAVPYYVRPVDELAAFFDGLDVLEPGIVRITRWRPGPDGASGAAPDVDAYGGVGRKP; encoded by the coding sequence ATGGACACCACCAAGCCGCACTCCGCCCGCTTCTGGAACTACTTCGTGGGCGGCAAGGACAACTACGAGGCCGACCGCGAGGTCGGCGACAAGATCAAGGAGATCTTCCCGGGCCTGGTCGACGTGGCCGTGACCAGCCGTCACTTCCTCTCCCGCGCCATCACCTGCCTCGCCGCCGAGCATGGCGTACGCCAGTTCCTCGACATCGGCACCGGGTTGCCCACCGCTGACAACACCCACGAGGTCGCGCAGCGCGTCGCGCCGGACGCGCGCATCGTGTACGTCGACAACGACCCGCTGGTCCTGGTGCACGCCCGCACCCTGCTGAGCAGCACCCCCGAGGGCGCCACCGACTACCTCGACGCGGATCTCTACGACCCCGACGCCGTACTCCGGGCGGCGGCCGGAACGCTGGACCTCACCCAACCGGTCGCCCTGGTGCTGCTCAACGTCCTCGGCCACGTCGCCGACCACGCCGAGGCCCGTTCCCTGGTGAACCGCCTGATGGCCGGTCTGCCGTCCGGCAGCTACCTGGTGATCGGCGACTCCACCGCCACCAGCGAGGGCATGATCGCGGCCTCCGAGACGTACAACGCGAGCGGTGCGGTCCCGTACTACGTCCGCCCGGTCGACGAGCTCGCCGCGTTCTTCGACGGGCTCGACGTGCTGGAGCCCGGCATCGTCCGGATCACGCGGTGGCGGCCGGGGCCCGACGGGGCGAGCGGCGCGGCCCCCGATGTCGACGCGTACGGGGGCGTGGGCCGCAAGCCCTGA
- a CDS encoding amidase: MTSVIPKGLGEQIRALAGGEVTSRALVEQSLQRIAETQPTLNAFRRVRAEAALREAAEADRRLAAGERLPLLGVPLAVKDDTDVAGEPTAFGCCGDFPAKAEDGEAVRRLKAAGAVIVGKTNTPELGQWPFTEGPAFGDTRNPWSPEHTPGGSSGGGAAAVAAGLVPAALGSDGAGSLRIPAAWTHLIGIKPQRGRISTWPDAEAFNGITCNGPLARTVADAALLLHVATGNCEGDLHCPEPVDVLSAVGRDPGRLRIALSFKTAFTGTPKRLDPVVRAAVVRLAERLAALGHEVVEAEPRYGLVGFSFLPRATAGLTEWSGRVPDPLLLDIRTRGAVRNGRLLGGAALRWARSYEEPLRRQVGAIFDRFDVVLSPTTATPPLRIGAMAGLSGWRTDRAMIAACPYAWPWNVLGWPAMNVPAGFADPAATLPLGAQFLGPANSEPVLISLASQLEADQRWYERHPPAHHA; this comes from the coding sequence GTGACCAGCGTCATTCCCAAGGGTCTGGGCGAGCAGATCCGCGCCCTGGCCGGGGGCGAGGTGACCTCCCGTGCGCTGGTGGAGCAGTCGCTCCAGCGCATCGCCGAGACCCAGCCCACGCTCAACGCGTTCCGCCGCGTCCGCGCCGAGGCCGCTCTGCGGGAGGCCGCCGAGGCGGACCGGCGGCTGGCGGCGGGGGAGCGGCTGCCGCTGCTCGGCGTCCCGCTCGCGGTCAAGGACGACACGGACGTGGCGGGCGAGCCCACCGCCTTCGGCTGCTGTGGCGACTTCCCCGCCAAGGCCGAGGACGGCGAGGCGGTACGGCGGCTGAAGGCGGCCGGGGCCGTGATCGTCGGCAAGACCAACACCCCCGAGCTGGGCCAGTGGCCGTTCACCGAGGGCCCCGCCTTCGGCGACACCCGCAACCCCTGGAGCCCGGAGCACACCCCCGGCGGCTCCTCCGGCGGCGGTGCGGCCGCCGTCGCCGCCGGTCTGGTCCCCGCCGCGCTCGGCTCGGACGGCGCGGGCTCGCTCCGCATCCCCGCCGCCTGGACGCATCTCATCGGCATCAAGCCCCAGCGCGGCCGGATCTCCACCTGGCCGGACGCCGAGGCTTTCAACGGCATCACCTGCAATGGCCCGCTGGCCCGTACGGTCGCCGACGCGGCGCTGCTGCTGCATGTCGCGACCGGCAACTGCGAGGGCGATCTGCACTGCCCCGAGCCGGTGGACGTGCTGTCCGCGGTGGGCCGCGACCCGGGGCGGCTGCGGATCGCCCTGTCGTTCAAGACGGCCTTCACCGGCACCCCGAAGAGGCTGGACCCGGTGGTGCGGGCCGCCGTCGTCCGGCTCGCCGAGCGGCTGGCGGCCCTCGGCCACGAGGTCGTGGAGGCCGAGCCGCGCTACGGGCTCGTGGGCTTCTCCTTCCTGCCGCGCGCCACCGCCGGGCTCACCGAATGGTCCGGCCGGGTCCCCGATCCGCTGCTGCTGGACATCCGCACCCGCGGCGCCGTCCGCAACGGCCGCCTGCTGGGCGGCGCCGCGCTGCGGTGGGCGCGGTCGTACGAGGAGCCGCTGCGGCGCCAGGTCGGGGCGATCTTCGACCGCTTCGACGTGGTCCTCTCCCCGACGACGGCCACGCCTCCGTTGCGGATCGGTGCCATGGCCGGTCTGTCCGGGTGGCGTACGGATCGGGCCATGATCGCGGCGTGCCCGTACGCCTGGCCGTGGAACGTGCTGGGCTGGCCCGCGATGAACGTGCCCGCCGGGTTCGCCGACCCCGCCGCAACCCTGCCCCTGGGCGCCCAGTTCCTCGGCCCGGCCAACAGCGAGCCCGTGCTCATCTCACTGGCGTCCCAGCTCGAGGCCGACCAGCGGTGGTACGAGCGCCACCCACCCGCCCATCACGCGTAA